Part of the Pseudomonas sp. P8_241 genome is shown below.
AGCCTTGACCACTCCCAACCGGGCAAACTGTCCTGCACGGAATCGGAAACCTGCGTCGCGGGTTGCGCGCAAAGTGAACAGGTTCGCAGTCACCGGCTGTACGTCGAGCAAGGTCTGACGTGTGAATTTCTCTTCGCTGGCGGTCATAGGACGCTCCAATCAACAGACAGGAGCAGTGTCCCGCAAACCCACGGACGTAACCACCCATAGTTTGTAGTGGCTTTTAATGTATATCGAAGTGACTTATATCTATTTAGCACTACGAACAGTCCATATTGGATGTCACATAGCATTTCAATGCTGATCTTTCGCTTAAGAACCACAGGTACACTTTTCCTTATTTGCAAGAGCAAAAAAGTCACAGCATGGCGCTAGGAATTATCCTACACTCGTGGCGTGCCGGATCTCGGATCCAAAGAGTGCACCCTGCGGACATGATGATGGAGTACAAGTATGGAGATCTGGAAGGAGTCACAGCTTAAACAGCTTTCACATACGCACGAGATCAAAACAGCCTATCGAATCTCACTGAATTTTGTCAGAAATCTGGGATACAAATTTTGTGAATTTTCAGTAACTTCTAACAACAACGTTGCAGCTTGCGACATTCTGAATCTGAACAATTTTCCTCATAGCTGGAGCACCCGCAATGAGCAACATACAGTGGGTCAAACAAACCCGATAGTGGCATACTGCAACCATTCCACTTTGCCGGTTCTCTGGAGTGAAGAGCTTTTTTCTGAAGCACCGTGGATCTGGCAAGCGATGCAACAGCAAGGCTTGCAATATGGCTGGTCGCAAGCGATCCACGATGAGCAAACGGGTCTGTGCAGCACCCTGAGCCTGGCCAGAAGCCACTGCCCTATTTCAGCCTTCGAATTGTATGAAAACATGGGATTCATGGTTTTCATCATCCACCACCTGCATGCCCTGGCGGCTCTGGCTTACCCGAAAAAAACGCCTGCCCACCCGGCACCGCCATTATCACCACGTGAAAAAGAAGTACTGCAGCTGTCAGCCTTGGGCAAGACCGCCTATGAGATCTCCAGGATCCTCAATCTGAGCGAGCGTACGATCAACTTTCATGTGCACAGGGCTATCGAAAAGCTTGGCGTTAACAACAAGATTGCGGCAGTCATCGCCGCGGCCAGGTCAGGAGCCATCTGAGCGCGTCCGTCTTCAGGAAATCCTGCGAGTAATCCCATCGAAAAAAAAGTACCATTTGCGGCCCTCCTGAGTGATGACGTGTGAACCCTTCACGACGCAGTACACTCGGACGGCTCCGCCCGCCACAACGCCCTCGGGCTGCGGGACATACGTTGATCACCCAGAGCCCCGCCCCATGCCTTTGCTCGAAACACCCTTCGCCCGCCTTGACCTGATCCGCCAGCCTGAACAGCAGAACGAACCGCTGCAGGCTTTCGACGCCGCAGACGAATACCTGCTCAACCATCTGGCCGGACAACAACCAGCGGCGGACACCCGAGTGCTGGTACTCAACGACAGTTTCGGCGCTTTGGCCGCCAGCCTGGCGGGAAAAGTCCAGGTGATCAGCAGCGGCGATTCTTACCTGTCCGCTCAGGGGCTGGAAAAAAACCTTGTGCGCAACGGCATGGCATTTGATGCCGTACCGAGCGTGCCGGCCAGTGAAGCGTTGGTCGGCCCCTTTGATCGCGTGCTGGTCCGGGTGCCGAAAACCCTGGCGTTGCTGGAAGAACAACTGATCCGTCTGCAAAGCCAACTGACACCCGGTGCTCAAGTGATTGCGGGCGCCATGATCAAGCATCTGCCACGGGCGGCGGGAGACCTGCTGGAGCGTTACATCGGTCCGGTGCAGGCCTCTTTAGCGGTGAAAAAGGCGCGTTTGCTGATTGCGACGACCGAAAACAAAGCGCCCGCCACTTCCCCTTACCCGACTCGTTATCGACTCGAAACGCCTGCGATTGAACTGCTCAACCACGCCAATGTGTTTTGCCGCGAAGGCCTGGACATCGGTACGCGAGCGTTCTTGCCGCATTTGCCAAAAAACCTGGGTACGGCACGCGTGGCCGACCTCGGTTGCGGCAATGGGGTGCTGGCCATCGCCAGCGCGCTGCAAAACCCCCAAGCCCATTACACGCTGGTAGATGAATCATTCATGGCGGTGCAATCGGCCGAGCAGAACTGGCGCGCGGCGCTGGGTGAGCGGGATGTGATCGTCCGCGCCGGGGATGGGCTGGCCGGACAAGAGCCGCAGTCGCTGGACGTGGTGCTGTGCAATCCACCCTTCCATCAGCAACAGGTCGTGGGCGACTTTCTCGCCTGGCGGATGTTTCAGCAGGCACGTGAAGCGCTGGTCGTCGGTGGCGCGCTATACATCGTCGGTAATCGTCACCTGGGGTATCACAGCAAACTGGCGCGGTTGTTTCGCGGCGTCGAGCAAGTGGCGGCCAACCCTAAATTTGTGATCCTCAGGGCGCGTAAGTAACAGGTAAAAAAAACCCTCCGGTCGGAGGGTTGAAATCCGCGCCTGATGGCCGCGGGATGGGATGTCAGGTGGTTCAGTGGGTGCTCAGGCCTGCGGCGTTCATGAACATGCGCATCAGGCTGGCGACGATGAACAATGCACCGACGCTGCCCGCCCAGATCATGGCCAACCAGCCGAGCCGCTGCCACAGCGGTTTTTTTTCGGCTTCTTCAATGTCGTGCAAGGTGTGTTTGCCGCTCATTGTTTCGACCTCCTTTAGTGGTAACCATCTTCATGGGTCACCTTGCCGCGGAATACGTAGTAGCTCCAGAAGGTGTAGCCAAGGATGAAAGGGATGATGAAGAGCGTGCCCACCAGCATGAAACCCTGGCTCTGCGGCGGCGCGGCGGCATCCCAGATCGAGATCGACGGCGGCACGATGTTGGGCCACAGGCTGATCCCCAATCCGCTGTAACCGAGGAAGATCAGCACCAGCGTCAGCAGGAACGGCGTGTAATGCGCATTGCGTGCCACGGCACGGATCAGGCCGTACATCGTCACCAGCACCAGAATCGGCACCGGCAGAAACCAGAAGAGGTTCGGCAAGGTGAACCAGCGCGCCGCAATTTCAGCGTGAGCCAGAGGGGTCCAGATGCTCACGATGCCAATCACCGCCAGCAGCACAAACGCCAGGGGCCGCGCCAGGTCATGCATCTGTTCCTGCAACTTGC
Proteins encoded:
- a CDS encoding helix-turn-helix transcriptional regulator; the protein is MEIWKESQLKQLSHTHEIKTAYRISLNFVRNLGYKFCEFSVTSNNNVAACDILNLNNFPHSWSTRNEQHTVGQTNPIVAYCNHSTLPVLWSEELFSEAPWIWQAMQQQGLQYGWSQAIHDEQTGLCSTLSLARSHCPISAFELYENMGFMVFIIHHLHALAALAYPKKTPAHPAPPLSPREKEVLQLSALGKTAYEISRILNLSERTINFHVHRAIEKLGVNNKIAAVIAAARSGAI
- a CDS encoding methyltransferase, whose amino-acid sequence is MPLLETPFARLDLIRQPEQQNEPLQAFDAADEYLLNHLAGQQPAADTRVLVLNDSFGALAASLAGKVQVISSGDSYLSAQGLEKNLVRNGMAFDAVPSVPASEALVGPFDRVLVRVPKTLALLEEQLIRLQSQLTPGAQVIAGAMIKHLPRAAGDLLERYIGPVQASLAVKKARLLIATTENKAPATSPYPTRYRLETPAIELLNHANVFCREGLDIGTRAFLPHLPKNLGTARVADLGCGNGVLAIASALQNPQAHYTLVDESFMAVQSAEQNWRAALGERDVIVRAGDGLAGQEPQSLDVVLCNPPFHQQQVVGDFLAWRMFQQAREALVVGGALYIVGNRHLGYHSKLARLFRGVEQVAANPKFVILRARK
- a CDS encoding DUF2474 domain-containing protein encodes the protein MSGKHTLHDIEEAEKKPLWQRLGWLAMIWAGSVGALFIVASLMRMFMNAAGLSTH